A stretch of Mytilus edulis chromosome 11, xbMytEdul2.2, whole genome shotgun sequence DNA encodes these proteins:
- the LOC139495146 gene encoding whey acidic protein-like isoform X1 yields MDYKLYIYMYVWLYFTVLFNRYLGFVMGTLYESFVYKTLSQSTVTKPGVCHAFKSCKDNEALPSTSFCTGSGKDEECLGNEKCCPSECGRWICREPIQEPRSACRKPPSSNCSHHTSVCNSDMQCAYGLICCDIACRADCSLPTYLDRMASRWSGRG; encoded by the exons atggattataaactgtatatatatatgtatgtttggCTATATTTCACTGTACTTTTTAACAGATATTTGGGGTTTGTAATGGGTACGCTATATgagagtttcgtctacaaaacacta TCGCAGAGTACCGTGACAAAGCCTGGTGTCTGTCATGCTTTCAAGAGTTGTAAAGACAATGAAGCATTGCCATCAACTTCATTTTGCACCGGATCTGGGAAAGATGAAGAATGTTTAGGCAA TGAGAAATGTTGTCCTTCCGAATGTGGACGCTGGATTTGCAGAGAACCGATTCAG GAACCAAGATCAGCTTGTCGTAAGCCACCCTCCTCAAACTGTTCTCACCACACCTCAGTGTGTAATTCTGATATGCAATGTGCTTATG GTTTAATATGTTGTGATATTGCTTGCAGAGCAGACTGTAGTCTTCCA ACATACCTAGACAGAATGGCCTCCAGATGGTCTGGAAGAGGGTAG
- the LOC139495147 gene encoding chelonianin-like isoform X1: MRSVLVVVFCVIGSVQSTILSDCRLPKQRGGCKASFLRYYFDVFSKQCKTFRYGGCGGNGNNFRTLKECQEKCMAKPKFCLHCCGPPPCCNTCDQISNPGFCPLVPPGTIGTCVVECSSDEGCPSDKKCCSNGCGRVCTVPINPSK, from the exons ATGCGGTCAGTTTTGGTAGTGGTCTTCTGTGTTATTGGTAGTGTACAA TCGACCATTTTGAGTGATTGTCGTTTACCAAAACAGCGTGGAGGATGTAAAGCAAGTTTTCTTAGATATTATTTCGATGTTTTTTcgaaacaatgcaaaacatttAGGTATGGTGGTTGTGGCGGCAATGGGAATAATTTCAGGACTTTGAAAGAATGTCAAGAGAAATGTATGGCTAAACCAA AGTTCTGTCTTCATTGTTGTGGACCTCCACCATGTTGTAATACCTGTGATC AAATCTCGAATCCTGGGTTTTGTCCACTTGTACCACCGGGTACTATCGGTACTTGTGTTGTAGAATGCAGTAGTGACGAGGGTTGTCCAAGTGATAAAAAATGTTGCTCAAACGGTTGTGGACGTGTCTGTACCGTTCCAATAAATCCTAGTAAATAA
- the LOC139495147 gene encoding chelonianin-like isoform X2 has translation MVFCVIGSVQSTILSDCRLPKQRGGCKASFLRYYFDVFSKQCKTFRYGGCGGNGNNFRTLKECQEKCMAKPKFCLHCCGPPPCCNTCDQISNPGFCPLVPPGTIGTCVVECSSDEGCPSDKKCCSNGCGRVCTVPINPSK, from the exons ATGGTCTTTTGTGTTATTGGTAGTGTACAA TCGACCATTTTGAGTGATTGTCGTTTACCAAAACAGCGTGGAGGATGTAAAGCAAGTTTTCTTAGATATTATTTCGATGTTTTTTcgaaacaatgcaaaacatttAGGTATGGTGGTTGTGGCGGCAATGGGAATAATTTCAGGACTTTGAAAGAATGTCAAGAGAAATGTATGGCTAAACCAA AGTTCTGTCTTCATTGTTGTGGACCTCCACCATGTTGTAATACCTGTGATC AAATCTCGAATCCTGGGTTTTGTCCACTTGTACCACCGGGTACTATCGGTACTTGTGTTGTAGAATGCAGTAGTGACGAGGGTTGTCCAAGTGATAAAAAATGTTGCTCAAACGGTTGTGGACGTGTCTGTACCGTTCCAATAAATCCTAGTAAATAA